Proteins encoded within one genomic window of Raineyella fluvialis:
- the pyrB gene encoding aspartate carbamoyltransferase, translating to MSATPAGDSPFQQGSDLLSTSQFSRESVERLFDLADGLRPLGRGEFACDVLSGAVLSSLFFEPSTRTRLSFESAFAHLGGHVLTTTGFTFSSMAKGESIHDTSRVISGYSDVMVIRHPDKGSVARFADASLVPVVNAGDGDGEHPTQALLDVYTLRRELGVRDKQVEGATIAIMGDLRYGRTVHSLIDLLRLYPGVRFRLYSPPSLELPAEYFDRADAHRLTVCSSVAEALADADVVYNTRVQRERITDEATSQAIANTVLLNRQMVTDHGRPDLVIMHPLPRDSRPGSYDLSADVDDLPGLAIFHQTDNGLMVRMAIFCTIFGIDLAAVRSRYSISKWVSAKPVPRPAPYSAD from the coding sequence ATGAGTGCAACACCGGCCGGCGACTCCCCTTTCCAGCAAGGTTCTGACCTCCTGTCGACCTCCCAGTTCAGCCGCGAATCGGTCGAGCGGCTGTTCGACCTCGCGGACGGACTGCGGCCCCTGGGACGCGGAGAGTTCGCCTGCGACGTCCTCTCCGGCGCGGTCCTCTCCAGCCTGTTCTTCGAACCGTCGACCCGCACCCGGCTGTCGTTCGAGTCGGCGTTCGCCCACCTGGGCGGCCACGTCCTCACCACCACCGGCTTCACCTTCTCCTCCATGGCGAAGGGCGAGTCCATCCACGACACCTCGCGGGTCATCTCCGGCTACAGCGACGTGATGGTCATCCGCCACCCCGACAAGGGCTCCGTCGCGCGGTTCGCCGACGCCTCCCTGGTCCCCGTGGTCAACGCCGGCGACGGCGACGGCGAGCACCCGACGCAGGCCCTCCTCGACGTCTACACGCTGCGGCGCGAGCTCGGCGTCCGGGACAAGCAGGTCGAGGGCGCGACCATCGCGATCATGGGTGACCTGAGGTACGGCCGCACGGTGCATTCCCTGATCGACCTGCTGCGCCTCTACCCCGGGGTCCGCTTCCGGCTGTACTCCCCGCCCAGCCTCGAGCTGCCCGCGGAGTACTTCGACCGTGCAGACGCGCATCGGCTGACCGTCTGCTCGAGCGTGGCGGAGGCCCTCGCCGACGCGGACGTCGTCTACAACACCCGCGTCCAGCGGGAGCGGATCACGGACGAGGCGACGTCGCAGGCGATCGCCAACACGGTGCTGCTGAACCGTCAGATGGTGACCGACCACGGCCGCCCCGACCTGGTCATCATGCACCCGCTCCCCCGCGACTCGCGGCCCGGCTCGTACGACCTGTCGGCCGATGTCGACGACCTGCCCGGGCTGGCGATCTTCCACCAGACCGACAACGGCCTGATGGTCCGGATGGCGATCTTCTGCACCATCTTCGGTATCGACCTGGCCGCCGTACGATCGCGCTACTCGATCTCGAAGTGGGTGAGCGCGAAGCCCGTTCCGCGGCCCGCGCCCTACTCCGCCGACTGA
- a CDS encoding glycerate kinase: MSRSRVIVACDKFKGSLDARQVTEIITTTVKGATGRPVSAYLVADGGDGTLTALRLAGFDSHPVTVDGPTGEPVRTSFLLRDGVAVVEMADACGLLRLPTPDLAPLTASSKGLGQVLRAALELEPAEVIIGIGGSASTDGGTGLMVGLGAVLRDSQGNPVAPGAELLAEIDSIDLSGLPAALATTRVTLACDVDNPLLGPRGTVAVFGPQKGVDAELAPRVEAGLEHWADVVARTTGQDLRSSPGAGAAGGVGIAALAFLGAAMRPGIELVLEVAGFADALADAALVITGEGSLDEQTLSGKAVAGVAAEAGRAGVPVVAVCGRSLLTPAQAEGIGLGGVYPLTDLEPDPAISIRDAADLLRQRLTDVVEEWL; the protein is encoded by the coding sequence ATGTCTCGTTCACGGGTGATCGTGGCGTGTGACAAGTTCAAGGGTTCGTTGGACGCCCGGCAGGTGACCGAGATCATCACCACCACCGTCAAGGGGGCGACGGGCCGCCCCGTCAGCGCCTACCTGGTCGCCGATGGTGGGGACGGCACGTTGACCGCCCTGCGGCTCGCCGGCTTCGACTCCCATCCGGTCACCGTCGACGGGCCGACGGGCGAGCCGGTCCGGACGTCGTTCCTGCTGCGCGACGGCGTCGCGGTGGTGGAGATGGCCGATGCCTGCGGGCTGCTGCGGCTGCCCACACCCGACCTCGCCCCGCTGACCGCCTCCAGCAAGGGGCTGGGCCAGGTGCTGCGCGCCGCACTGGAACTCGAACCCGCCGAGGTGATCATCGGCATCGGCGGATCGGCGTCGACCGACGGGGGAACCGGCCTGATGGTCGGGCTCGGGGCCGTCCTGCGGGACAGCCAGGGGAACCCGGTGGCGCCCGGCGCCGAGCTCCTGGCCGAGATCGACAGCATCGACCTGTCCGGCCTCCCGGCCGCTCTGGCCACGACCCGGGTGACCCTGGCCTGCGATGTCGACAATCCGTTGCTCGGCCCGCGGGGGACCGTCGCCGTCTTCGGCCCCCAGAAAGGTGTCGATGCCGAGCTCGCCCCGCGTGTCGAAGCCGGCCTGGAGCACTGGGCCGACGTCGTCGCCCGTACAACGGGCCAGGACCTGCGCTCCAGTCCCGGCGCCGGCGCCGCCGGCGGCGTGGGCATCGCCGCCCTGGCCTTCCTCGGCGCCGCCATGCGCCCCGGGATCGAACTGGTGCTCGAGGTGGCCGGCTTCGCCGACGCCTTGGCCGACGCGGCGCTGGTGATCACCGGTGAGGGCTCACTGGACGAGCAGACCCTCAGCGGCAAGGCCGTCGCCGGCGTCGCGGCCGAAGCCGGCCGGGCCGGCGTACCGGTCGTCGCCGTGTGCGGGCGGTCGTTGCTGACGCCGGCCCAGGCCGAGGGCATCGGGCTGGGTGGGGTCTATCCCCTCACCGACCTGGAGCCCGATCCGGCCATCTCTATCCGCGATGCCGCCGATCTGTTGCGGCAGCGCCTCACCGATGTTGTGGAGGAGTGGTTATGA
- a CDS encoding TIM barrel protein → MLLDLYHLAANGQDVPRAVREEGATAGHCQIADFPGRGEPGSGTLPLAAWLADLRAAGYDGWVGLEYKPTVPTAESFGALPDLI, encoded by the coding sequence CTGCTGCTCGACCTGTATCACCTGGCCGCCAACGGGCAGGATGTCCCGCGGGCCGTACGGGAGGAAGGCGCCACCGCCGGTCACTGCCAGATCGCTGACTTCCCCGGTCGGGGCGAGCCGGGCAGCGGAACACTACCCTTGGCCGCGTGGCTGGCCGACCTGCGCGCCGCGGGCTACGACGGCTGGGTCGGGCTGGAATACAAGCCCACCGTGCCGACCGCCGAGTCGTTCGGCGCGTTACCGGATCTGATCTGA
- the gcl gene encoding glyoxylate carboligase, which yields MTRMRAVDAAVLILAKEGVTKAFGVPGAAINPLYSALKDFGKIDHILARHVEAASHMAEGYTRAKAGNIGVCLGTSGPAGTDMITGLYSATADSIPILCITGQAPVAKLDKEDFQGFDIPAIAKPVTKMAKTVLEGAQVPGVFQRAFELMRSGRPGPVLIDLPIDVQLQEIEFDIDAYEPLPIAKPAMNEYQADTVMGMIAASQHPILLAGGGIINADAADKLVELAELLNVPVISTLMGWGVIPDDHRLAHGMAGIQTSLRYSNATMLESDLVIGIGNRWANRMTGDLTVFREGRKFVHIDIEPTQLGRVFPPDFGVTSDAGLALDALLASAKRFQAKGEIPDFEVWVKDCDQRKGSMQRRTHFDNVPLKPQRVYEAMNQAFGKDTRYVTTIGLSQIQASQMLHVYKPRNWINAGQAGPLGWTMPAALGAVVADPETPVVALSGDYDFQFLIEELATAAQFNLPYVHVLVNNAYLGLIRQSQRAFDMDYQVQLSFDNINVPETEGYGVDFVGVAEALGCKAIRVRQPEDLVPAMCEARRLSMELRVPVVVECVLERVTNVSMGSSLANMTEFEVLAASPEDAPTAIIMMDPQTQD from the coding sequence ATGACTCGCATGCGTGCGGTGGACGCCGCCGTCCTCATCCTCGCCAAGGAGGGGGTGACCAAGGCGTTCGGAGTGCCCGGCGCGGCGATCAATCCCCTGTACTCGGCACTGAAGGACTTCGGCAAGATCGACCACATCCTGGCCCGTCACGTCGAGGCCGCCTCCCACATGGCCGAGGGATACACCCGGGCGAAGGCCGGCAACATCGGTGTCTGCCTCGGCACGTCGGGACCGGCCGGCACCGACATGATCACCGGCCTGTACTCGGCCACCGCCGACTCCATCCCGATCCTCTGCATCACCGGCCAGGCCCCCGTCGCCAAGCTCGACAAGGAGGACTTCCAGGGCTTCGACATCCCGGCGATCGCCAAGCCGGTGACGAAGATGGCCAAGACCGTGCTGGAGGGGGCCCAGGTCCCCGGCGTCTTCCAGCGCGCGTTCGAGCTGATGCGTTCCGGACGTCCGGGCCCGGTGCTGATCGACCTCCCGATCGACGTGCAGCTGCAGGAGATCGAGTTCGACATCGACGCGTACGAGCCGCTGCCGATCGCCAAGCCGGCGATGAACGAGTACCAGGCCGACACGGTGATGGGCATGATCGCCGCCTCGCAGCACCCCATCCTGCTGGCCGGTGGCGGCATCATCAACGCCGACGCCGCCGACAAGCTGGTGGAGCTCGCGGAGCTGCTCAACGTCCCGGTGATCTCCACCCTGATGGGCTGGGGCGTCATCCCCGACGACCACCGCCTCGCCCACGGCATGGCCGGCATCCAGACCTCCCTGCGCTACTCCAACGCCACGATGCTGGAATCCGACTTGGTGATCGGCATCGGCAACCGCTGGGCCAACCGGATGACCGGTGACCTCACCGTCTTCCGCGAGGGTCGCAAGTTCGTCCACATCGACATCGAGCCGACCCAGCTCGGCCGGGTGTTCCCGCCGGACTTCGGCGTCACGTCCGATGCCGGCCTCGCGCTGGACGCCCTGCTGGCCTCGGCGAAGCGCTTCCAGGCGAAGGGCGAGATCCCCGACTTCGAGGTCTGGGTCAAGGACTGCGACCAGCGCAAGGGCTCGATGCAGCGCCGGACCCACTTCGACAACGTCCCGCTCAAGCCGCAGCGCGTGTACGAGGCGATGAACCAGGCCTTCGGCAAGGACACCCGCTACGTCACCACGATCGGCCTGTCGCAGATCCAGGCGTCCCAGATGCTGCACGTCTACAAGCCGCGTAACTGGATCAACGCCGGCCAAGCCGGTCCGCTGGGCTGGACGATGCCCGCCGCCCTGGGTGCCGTGGTGGCCGACCCGGAGACCCCGGTGGTCGCCCTGTCCGGTGACTACGACTTCCAGTTCCTGATCGAGGAGCTCGCCACCGCCGCGCAGTTCAACCTGCCGTACGTGCACGTGCTGGTGAACAACGCCTACCTGGGCCTGATCCGCCAGTCCCAGCGCGCCTTCGACATGGACTACCAGGTCCAGCTGTCCTTCGACAACATCAACGTCCCCGAGACGGAGGGCTACGGCGTCGACTTCGTCGGTGTCGCCGAGGCGCTCGGCTGCAAGGCGATCCGCGTCCGCCAGCCGGAGGACCTGGTCCCCGCCATGTGCGAGGCCCGGCGCCTGTCGATGGAGCTGCGGGTGCCGGTCGTGGTGGAGTGCGTCCTGGAGCGCGTCACCAACGTCTCGATGGGCTCCAGCCTGGCCAACATGACCGAGTTCGAGGTGCTGGCCGCCAGCCCCGAGGACGCTCCGACCGCGATCATCATGATGGACCCGCAGACGCAGGACTGA
- a CDS encoding 2-hydroxy-3-oxopropionate reductase — MKVGIVGLGIMGLPMMKNVLAAGHEVVGYDHHQAAVAKLEEMGGRGAGSIAEACDGVDVFITMVPDSPHVQDVVLGEGGLLENAADGLLYIDMSSIRPDVSQQVAAACREVGVRPLDAPVSGGEKGAIDGTLSIMVGGEPADFEQARPLLEVMGKTVVHLGPSGSGQTVKAANQLIVGGTYGLVAEAIVFLEAFGVDTQAAIKVLAGGLAGSRILDIKGESMLARDFKPGFRIDLHHKDMGIVTSAAREAGVVIPLGSVVAQLIASARANGDGGLDHSALLRTIERLSGRLDDNN; from the coding sequence GTGAAGGTTGGAATTGTCGGGCTGGGCATCATGGGCCTGCCCATGATGAAGAACGTGCTCGCCGCCGGTCACGAGGTGGTCGGCTACGACCATCACCAGGCCGCCGTAGCGAAGCTCGAGGAGATGGGCGGCCGCGGCGCCGGCAGCATCGCCGAGGCCTGCGACGGTGTGGATGTCTTCATCACCATGGTCCCCGACTCGCCGCACGTGCAGGATGTCGTGCTCGGCGAGGGCGGCCTGCTGGAGAACGCCGCTGACGGCCTCCTCTACATCGACATGAGCTCCATCCGTCCCGACGTGTCGCAGCAGGTCGCCGCGGCGTGCCGAGAGGTCGGGGTCCGGCCCCTGGACGCCCCGGTGTCCGGTGGCGAGAAGGGCGCCATCGACGGGACCCTCTCCATCATGGTCGGCGGCGAGCCGGCCGACTTCGAGCAGGCCCGACCGCTGCTGGAGGTGATGGGCAAGACGGTGGTCCACCTCGGCCCGTCGGGCTCCGGGCAGACGGTGAAGGCCGCGAACCAGTTGATCGTCGGCGGCACGTACGGACTGGTGGCCGAGGCCATCGTGTTCCTCGAGGCCTTCGGCGTCGACACCCAGGCGGCGATCAAGGTGCTCGCGGGTGGCCTGGCCGGCAGCCGCATCCTCGACATCAAGGGTGAGAGCATGCTGGCCCGCGACTTCAAGCCCGGCTTCCGCATCGACCTGCACCACAAGGACATGGGCATCGTGACCTCCGCCGCCCGCGAGGCCGGCGTCGTCATCCCGCTCGGCTCCGTCGTCGCCCAACTCATCGCCTCCGCCCGCGCCAACGGCGACGGCGGTCTCGACCACTCCGCCCTCCTGCGCACCATCGAGCGACTCTCCGGCCGCCTCGACGACAACAACTGA
- a CDS encoding DUF3830 family protein, which translates to MADFEIIAGGFTFKCVYNPDAPKTVAAFKEHLLGMKTQVIQARWSGQSGWIPFGDKDLGVEVEWAVNTSYPAAGELLIYGGGESEAEVLFPYGHTAFHAVTGQLAGNHFATIVEGKENLKELGRKMLWEGAQDLEFRAL; encoded by the coding sequence ATGGCTGACTTCGAAATCATCGCCGGTGGATTCACCTTCAAGTGCGTGTACAACCCGGATGCCCCGAAGACCGTTGCGGCCTTCAAGGAGCACCTGCTGGGCATGAAGACCCAGGTCATCCAGGCTCGCTGGTCCGGCCAGTCCGGCTGGATCCCCTTCGGCGACAAGGACCTGGGCGTCGAGGTCGAGTGGGCCGTCAACACCTCCTACCCGGCCGCGGGCGAGCTGCTCATCTACGGTGGTGGCGAGTCCGAGGCGGAGGTGCTCTTCCCCTACGGTCACACGGCATTCCACGCGGTGACCGGCCAGCTCGCTGGTAACCACTTCGCCACGATCGTCGAGGGCAAGGAGAACCTCAAGGAGCTCGGGCGGAAGATGCTCTGGGAGGGCGCGCAGGACCTCGAGTTCCGCGCTCTCTGA
- a CDS encoding aspartate/ornithine carbamoyltransferase family protein — translation MSVLTTQTPVAARPMQSIKAAINEVDFAGQSFISINSMTNDQLLALFELAKKLELMNRDRFDLFPGAVETLLFFQPSTRTRMSFQTAMLRLGGNVIVENSPKTTSSIAKEESLNDMIRCVAQYSNVLVLRHPNDVEAREAAKYVGDTPLINGGWGHWEHPTQALLDLYTLYRKFGHIDGLKVTVASTDMIEARTGHSMAQGLARLGAEVTIASPKARRVPSEVIENIRSSYPNAKIEEVFDFNRKSFNEFISDKDEVYLPGCSAVAGENAEQFKKSMDDYFVDHATLDAAREKGHMIYVTHTLPRRAGEMDLAIDDTPNQLAFEAILHSVSIRMALLASILG, via the coding sequence ATGTCCGTACTGACCACCCAGACCCCCGTCGCCGCCCGGCCCATGCAGTCCATCAAGGCCGCGATCAACGAGGTCGACTTCGCCGGCCAGAGCTTCATCTCGATCAACTCGATGACGAACGACCAGCTCCTCGCGCTGTTCGAGCTCGCCAAGAAGCTCGAGCTGATGAACCGCGACCGCTTCGACCTGTTCCCGGGCGCCGTCGAGACGCTGCTGTTCTTCCAGCCCTCGACCCGCACCCGGATGAGCTTCCAGACGGCCATGCTCCGCCTCGGTGGCAACGTGATCGTCGAGAACAGCCCGAAGACGACCTCCTCGATCGCCAAGGAGGAGTCCCTCAACGACATGATCCGCTGCGTGGCGCAGTACTCGAACGTCCTGGTGCTCCGTCACCCGAACGACGTCGAGGCCCGCGAGGCCGCGAAGTACGTCGGCGACACCCCGCTGATCAACGGTGGCTGGGGCCACTGGGAGCACCCGACCCAGGCCCTGCTCGACCTGTACACCCTGTACCGCAAGTTCGGCCACATCGACGGCCTCAAGGTGACCGTCGCCTCCACCGACATGATCGAGGCCCGCACCGGTCACTCCATGGCCCAGGGCCTCGCCCGTCTGGGCGCCGAGGTCACCATCGCCTCCCCGAAGGCTCGCCGCGTGCCCTCCGAGGTCATCGAGAACATCCGTTCCAGCTACCCGAACGCCAAGATCGAAGAGGTGTTCGACTTCAACCGCAAGTCCTTCAACGAGTTCATCTCGGACAAGGACGAGGTCTACCTGCCGGGTTGCTCCGCGGTCGCCGGCGAGAACGCCGAGCAGTTCAAGAAGAGCATGGACGACTACTTCGTCGACCACGCGACCCTGGACGCTGCTCGCGAGAAGGGCCACATGATCTACGTGACCCACACCCTCCCCCGCCGTGCCGGCGAGATGGACCTGGCCATCGACGACACCCCGAACCAGCTCGCCTTCGAGGCGATCCTGCACTCCGTGTCGATCCGGATGGCTCTGCTCGCCTCCATCCTCGGCTGA
- the allB gene encoding allantoinase AllB, with protein MTSITKVVRARRAVLPEGEAAVSIAIAGETIAAIGAYDEPYDCTDVTVLADDEVLLPGLIDAHVHVNEPGRTEWEGFASVTKAAAAGGITTLVDMPLNSKPATTSVANLELKREVAKDQLMMDVGFWGGAIPGNVDDLEPLWNEGVFGFKCFLGDSGLEEYPYLNQEELRAAMVEIATFGGLLIAHAEDAGTLDQAPHTNGRDFMAFMRSHPASAEDAAIATVIEAVRETGCRTHILHLASASALPLIKAAKAEGLPITVETCPHYLTFDAEEVPDGATQFKCCPPLRDHANRMELWRGLADGTIDFIASDHSPSTADLKSLDTGDFGTAWGGISSVQLGLPAVWTQARQLGHSLSDVVRWMGSNPADVVGIAGKGRLAIGARADLAIVAPDDEFIVDKEALFHKNKVSPYDGRTLTGVVRATWLAGEPIDLEGRRRGRELVRGRDLVQA; from the coding sequence ATGACAAGCATTACCAAGGTCGTCCGGGCTCGCCGGGCGGTACTGCCCGAGGGCGAGGCGGCGGTCTCCATCGCCATCGCCGGCGAGACGATCGCCGCGATCGGCGCCTATGACGAGCCGTACGACTGCACCGACGTGACCGTCCTGGCCGACGACGAGGTCCTGCTGCCCGGACTGATCGACGCGCATGTGCACGTGAACGAGCCCGGCCGCACCGAATGGGAAGGTTTCGCCTCGGTCACCAAGGCGGCCGCAGCGGGCGGCATCACGACGCTGGTCGACATGCCCCTGAACTCCAAGCCCGCGACGACTTCCGTCGCCAACCTCGAGCTCAAGCGCGAGGTCGCCAAGGACCAGCTGATGATGGACGTCGGCTTCTGGGGCGGGGCGATCCCCGGCAACGTGGACGACCTCGAGCCCCTGTGGAACGAAGGAGTCTTCGGCTTCAAGTGCTTCCTGGGTGACTCCGGACTGGAGGAGTACCCCTACCTCAACCAGGAGGAGCTCCGGGCCGCCATGGTCGAGATCGCCACGTTCGGCGGTCTGCTCATCGCCCACGCGGAGGACGCCGGCACCCTCGACCAGGCTCCCCACACCAACGGCCGCGACTTCATGGCCTTCATGCGCTCCCACCCGGCCAGTGCTGAGGACGCCGCCATCGCGACGGTCATCGAGGCCGTACGGGAGACCGGCTGCCGGACGCACATCCTGCACCTGGCCTCGGCCAGCGCACTGCCGCTGATCAAGGCCGCCAAGGCCGAGGGCCTCCCGATCACGGTCGAGACCTGCCCGCACTACCTGACCTTCGACGCCGAGGAGGTCCCCGACGGCGCGACCCAGTTCAAGTGCTGCCCGCCGCTGCGCGACCACGCGAACCGGATGGAGCTGTGGCGTGGACTGGCCGACGGCACGATCGACTTCATCGCCTCCGACCACTCCCCGTCCACCGCTGACCTCAAGAGCCTGGACACCGGTGACTTCGGCACCGCCTGGGGCGGCATCTCCTCCGTACAGCTCGGCCTCCCGGCCGTCTGGACCCAGGCCCGCCAGCTGGGCCACTCGCTGTCGGACGTGGTCCGCTGGATGGGTTCGAACCCGGCGGACGTCGTAGGGATCGCCGGCAAGGGCCGACTCGCCATCGGCGCCCGCGCGGACCTGGCGATCGTTGCCCCCGACGACGAGTTCATCGTCGACAAGGAGGCCCTGTTCCACAAGAACAAGGTGTCCCCGTACGACGGCCGCACCCTCACCGGTGTCGTCCGCGCCACCTGGCTGGCCGGCGAGCCGATCGACCTGGAGGGCCGCCGCCGGGGCCGCGAGCTCGTGCGTGGCCGCGATCTCGTCCAGGCCTGA
- a CDS encoding IclR family transcriptional regulator, which translates to MAEAKSDGSVQAVTRAFRILEAIAAVEHPMGITEIAEACDLPLPTTHRILNTLLATGYVFKTPRRTYGLGARLIPLSRYAGGALGVALRPLLAEFTAKVQESASVAILDQDFARYIAHVPSEQPMRLFTEVGNRVELYASGVGKAILSQGSDAEARASLERTGMRRFTSTTVTDPDELVEQLQLIRELGYALDEGEHDLGVRCVAVPLGQDLRIAVSASGPPSRVTDEMVVNVLVPELTELAKRLGEAIVKGAAGNGR; encoded by the coding sequence ATGGCGGAAGCCAAGAGCGACGGCTCGGTCCAGGCGGTCACCCGTGCCTTCCGGATCCTTGAGGCCATCGCCGCGGTGGAGCACCCGATGGGGATCACCGAGATCGCGGAGGCCTGCGACCTGCCGTTGCCGACCACGCACCGGATCCTGAACACGTTGCTGGCCACCGGTTACGTGTTCAAGACACCCCGGCGTACGTACGGGCTCGGCGCCCGGCTGATCCCGCTGTCCCGCTATGCCGGTGGCGCGCTCGGGGTGGCCCTGCGGCCCCTGCTGGCCGAGTTCACCGCGAAGGTCCAGGAATCTGCCTCGGTCGCGATCCTCGACCAGGACTTCGCCCGCTACATCGCCCATGTCCCGTCGGAACAACCGATGCGCCTGTTCACCGAGGTCGGCAACCGGGTCGAGCTCTATGCCTCCGGTGTGGGCAAGGCCATCCTGAGCCAGGGCTCGGACGCCGAAGCCCGCGCCAGCCTTGAGCGCACCGGGATGCGGCGCTTCACCTCGACCACGGTGACGGATCCCGATGAGTTGGTCGAGCAGTTGCAGTTGATCCGCGAGCTCGGCTACGCCCTCGATGAGGGTGAGCACGACCTCGGCGTCCGCTGCGTGGCCGTGCCGCTCGGCCAGGACCTGCGCATCGCCGTGTCGGCCTCCGGTCCCCCGAGCCGGGTGACCGACGAGATGGTGGTCAACGTGCTGGTCCCCGAGCTGACCGAGCTGGCGAAGCGGCTGGGAGAGGCGATCGTGAAGGGTGCCGCCGGTAACGGTCGCTGA
- a CDS encoding NCS1 family nucleobase:cation symporter-1, producing MTSIDANVGITDQIEIPGVSPRLINEDLRPAHARKWGTYSLFAMWMSDIHSIGGYTFAAGLFALGLGATWVFGSLVIGIALVFLLMNLSGWAGQKYGIPYPVLARISFGTLGSNVPALIRALVAIAWYGIQTWLASRAVIILSVKVFPGLGALTHNNILGESTLGWIAFVTMWALQLLLLRNGMETIRKFQDWAGPAVWVVMIMLAIYIIVQAGGHISLTLPGATPKWGMTHAFFAAIALTVAYFSTLMLNFCDFSRFAPTKKSVFKANFWGLPVNFIAFSILSVIVTAGSFAVYGEHIYDPVELVGRIDNVFVLILGALTFAIATLGINVVANFVSPAYDLANMWPSKIDFKRGGLISAVIALVMTPWNLFNNPIVVNIFLGAVGAMLGPLFGIIMADYYVLRKQRVVLGDLFRDQGYYTYTKGWNRKAIVSFLITSIPTIIVALVPAFAVLAPFSWFIGAALAFAAHYLISRHDTSIADSVRMAIQVEEGYSLDDHENLTQASANAGQYR from the coding sequence ATGACCAGCATCGATGCCAACGTCGGCATCACTGACCAGATCGAGATCCCCGGGGTCTCGCCGCGCCTGATCAACGAGGACCTCCGTCCCGCCCACGCACGCAAGTGGGGTACGTACTCGCTGTTCGCGATGTGGATGTCGGACATCCACTCCATCGGTGGCTATACCTTCGCCGCCGGCCTCTTCGCTCTCGGCCTGGGAGCCACCTGGGTGTTCGGCAGCCTGGTGATCGGCATCGCCCTCGTCTTCCTGCTGATGAACCTGTCCGGCTGGGCCGGTCAGAAGTACGGCATCCCTTACCCGGTCCTGGCGCGGATCTCCTTCGGAACGCTGGGCTCCAACGTTCCGGCCCTGATCCGGGCGCTGGTCGCCATCGCCTGGTACGGCATCCAGACCTGGCTGGCCTCGCGTGCGGTCATCATCCTCAGCGTCAAGGTCTTCCCCGGCCTCGGCGCCCTGACCCACAACAACATCCTGGGTGAGTCGACGCTCGGCTGGATCGCGTTCGTCACGATGTGGGCCCTGCAGCTGCTGCTCCTGCGCAACGGCATGGAGACGATCCGCAAGTTCCAGGACTGGGCCGGTCCGGCCGTCTGGGTCGTGATGATCATGCTGGCGATCTACATCATCGTGCAGGCCGGCGGCCACATCTCGCTGACCCTCCCGGGCGCCACCCCGAAGTGGGGCATGACGCACGCCTTCTTCGCGGCGATCGCGCTGACGGTGGCCTACTTCTCCACCCTGATGCTCAACTTCTGCGACTTCTCCCGGTTCGCTCCCACGAAGAAGTCGGTCTTCAAGGCCAACTTCTGGGGCCTGCCGGTCAACTTCATCGCCTTCTCGATCCTGTCCGTGATCGTGACCGCCGGTTCGTTCGCCGTCTACGGTGAGCACATCTACGACCCGGTCGAACTGGTCGGCCGCATCGACAACGTCTTCGTCCTGATCCTCGGCGCCCTGACCTTCGCCATCGCCACCCTGGGCATCAACGTCGTGGCCAACTTCGTCTCCCCGGCGTACGACCTGGCCAACATGTGGCCGAGCAAGATCGACTTCAAGCGCGGCGGCCTGATCTCCGCCGTCATCGCCCTGGTGATGACCCCCTGGAACCTGTTCAACAACCCCATCGTGGTCAACATCTTCCTCGGTGCCGTCGGCGCCATGCTCGGCCCGCTGTTCGGCATCATCATGGCCGACTACTACGTCCTGCGTAAGCAGCGGGTGGTCCTCGGCGACCTGTTCCGCGACCAGGGCTACTACACCTACACCAAGGGCTGGAACCGCAAGGCGATCGTCTCCTTCCTGATCACCTCGATCCCCACGATCATCGTGGCCCTGGTGCCCGCCTTCGCGGTCCTGGCCCCGTTCTCCTGGTTCATCGGCGCGGCCCTGGCGTTCGCGGCGCACTACCTGATCTCGCGCCACGACACGTCGATCGCCGACTCGGTGCGGATGGCCATCCAGGTCGAGGAGGGGTACTCGCTGGACGACCACGAGAACCTCACCCAGGCCAGCGCCAACGCGGGCCAGTACCGCTGA